In Clostridia bacterium, one genomic interval encodes:
- a CDS encoding DUF3243 domain-containing protein — protein MEITSWEQWLDTLGTALSKAQSMKMPKKLLTKSAAELGDFLFDTIDPDVPENRLLKKMWEVADRKEKEALANVMIKLVEKRTTH, from the coding sequence TTGGAAATTACATCTTGGGAGCAATGGCTGGATACGTTGGGTACGGCCTTGAGCAAAGCCCAGTCTATGAAAATGCCGAAAAAGCTCTTAACGAAATCAGCCGCTGAGCTGGGCGATTTTCTCTTTGATACCATTGATCCGGATGTGCCGGAAAACCGCTTGTTGAAGAAGATGTGGGAAGTGGCGGACCGCAAGGAAAAGGAAGCCCTGGCCAATGTCATGATCAAGCTGGTGGAGAAAAGAACGACCCATTAA